Part of the Gigantopelta aegis isolate Gae_Host chromosome 15, Gae_host_genome, whole genome shotgun sequence genome is shown below.
tattcgggggttgcccatcacgtgactacaaaaataatacgtcacacctcttcgctccaaatagccgttattctttcctgaattatggaccgttgacataattcaattatttttacaaaatatcagtaataagtggTTTATGGTAtgtattttcagataatactttgtacggtcattaattaggtcaaccatccgtgacagagcaCCTTTAAATCTAGAACAGCAAAATGATCataattatttgtgttttgtttcgtAGAAAAGTTGggattacattttattatcgCGTCGCCGTCGCGTAGGAATAGTAAAAAAGGTAGGTGGTAAACAGGTCCCTATTTCGATAACTCTGTCAGTCAAATTATTGTTAATACTGAATAGCAATATCTACTGTTGTAATCTTTACTGCTTTAGACCACAAATACAAGTATAATaagtttttcttattttattttttttgttctttaatatgtttttgttacaGCCGAAATTGTTGTCCCAAATTAAAAGGAGAAACATATTAAGAGCGCCATTATCCACCCAGCCAACGTTTGTTGCATTACGGGTGGATATACGTTAATTATTGaagattttaatttattatgattGATACGGATTCCAATTTAAAAGATTACAGCTGATATAGATTATGCTCTCGGCTGATATGGAAACacagaaagaaggaaagaaagaaagaaagaaagaaagaaatgtaagaaagaaatgtgttattaacGGCATACAGAACAgagtttgttaaattttatgGTTTTATGGAGTCGGATACGTAGTTAAGGAGTAAAGAGatgatgagagaggaaacccgctatcgtcactccatgggctactctttccaattggcagcaagggatattttattatgatggtttaaaatgttcttaggtgtcgttaaacaaaaattactttccataatttagacaccaaatagccgtagtttaaaatgtgctgaagtgtcgctaaacaaacgtTCATTTCCTTTGTTTATGCTAGACACCAAATGGCCGTAGTTTGAAATGTGCAGAAGTGTCgacaaacaaacattcctttcatttccatatgttagacaccaaatagccgtagtttgaaatgtgctgaagtgtcgacaaacaaacattcctttcatttccatatgttagacaccaaatagccgtagtttgaaatgtgctgaagtgtcgacaaacaaacattcctttcatttccatatgttagacaccaaatagccgtagtttgaaatgtgctgaagtgtcgacaaacaaacattcctttcatttccatatgttagacaccaaatagccgtagtttgaaatgtgctgaggtgtcgacaaacaaactttcctttcatttccatatgttagacaccaaatagccgtagtttaaaatgtgctgaggggtcgctaaacaaacattcctttcctttccatatgttagacaccaaatagccgtagtttaaaatgtgctgaggtgtcgctaaacaaacattcctttcctttccatatgttagacaccatttccatatgttagacaccaaatagccgtagtttaaaatatgctgaggtatcgacaagcaaacattcctttcatttccacatgttagacaccaaatagccgtagtttaaaatttgctgaagtgtcgctaaacaaacattcctttcatttacatatgttagacaccaaatagccgtagtttgaaatatgctgaggtgccgttaaatattcattttctttccTCGTTGGAATGTTTCACACATGGCGATGAATCGGATTCTTCTCttcaaagtttaaagtttgttttgtttgacgacacctctagagcacattgattcattaatcattgactactggATGCCTCTGATTCTTACCttgagagaaaaatataccCTGATAACACTGGTAACCTAATTTTGACGTAAGCGATAAAGATATGAATGACCTcatcgggtttttttttccttacctcatacatataaaaacaatttgccTTAACAGCGGCGTACTCTACCAAATCGATATTGCTTTATTCGCATGACCAACGTGGTTATAGTAATGTAATCTAGTTTAGTGGAGTAGTGAAGTAGTGTGGCGTTGGTTGCGATTGCGGTTGCGGTTGCGATGGCGATGGCGGTGGCGGTGGTCATATAGTCCCTGTACCCTCTTGAATACAAGCCTCATACGCGTGTAATTGTAAGACTCTTTCCCATATCACAAAGTAAACTTCTGTTTTGATTAATGCTAATACTGATCTAATCCAACGCATATTTAAATgactgtttctttctttttttctttttttgtatcttCGTTTTATAATCAACAATAAAACCTTTTAGCTTGATGACTTACCGGTAGTCCATTTTTGTAAATCCGGTTACTGGTTTCTTCGTCATAGCTTAATGGAATTGTCACCGGAAAATCTATTTCGTGAACAGAGGACCGAAATAAAACCTCAACAACAATTCATAAATGACCATTTGGGTATTATGTGTTTCGATAAttcagtatatgtgtgtatatacacatgcaGATTTGACTATACGTGTTGGGGAATACGGGCTGACAGACAAACTTACAATGCTACTCGCTACAGTCATAACTTTCCTTTCTACGACATTAAGGTaattttatatactttattttgCTATACTGTACTGCATTGTAGTATACTGAACTGTACCTTATCTATAGTATACTGTTTGCACTTACTGTACTATACTATGCTATAGTTACTGTACTATACTATGCTGTGCTGTGCTGGGCTgggctgtgctgtgctgtgctgtgctgggCTGTGCTAGGCTAGGCTAGGCTAGGCTAGGCTAGGCTACGCTACGCTACGCTAcgctacactacactacactacactatatactatattatactaatattatactatacttatactatactatactatactatactatactatactatactatactatactatactatactatactatactactatatactgtactgtacttTACTCGccactacactactactacactgcgcagcacagcactacactgCACAGCACTACACTGCACTACActgcactacactacactatacTACACTATACACATTTCAAATAATGGTATATATTATTCTGTACTATACCACACAAAACTCTACTATTCTGTATAGTACTCTCCTTTACAGTACTATACTTCGTACAACATAAAGGTAATCTTGTATCTAATTACTTTGGTATACTGTACATACATTATATTGCAAGGCATTATGCAGTACTTGTCTATGTTGTACCGTACCGTACCGTACCGTACCGTGCCGTACCGTACCGTACCGTACCGCACtatactttaatttaattactttaattttattttgttgtttagaataagATCATTTTGTGATTCAGGGATACAAACGAATTATTTCGGAGAACATCAGGCATTGTACTATTCAAAATCGGTGTGTTATAATTAGTGTTACCCAGCGGAACGAATGGCGATATACTTTATACACGAACAATTTAATGCGCCTGGACCCTGTACACAATACGCCCCCAGCGTCTGGCAGTCTTAAGTTCAATTTTGAATGGCTAATTACGCTACAGCAATGCATCTAATCAGTTTATAGCCAAAAGTTAAAATCTAAACGTTCgatttgttaacgacaccattagtgtacattgattgattaatgatcggctattggatgccaaacctTAAACTTGTAATTCTGACTTCATTAATAGCAAGCTTAAGATATATGCTCTTTCCAACATAGAGGGCAGGGCATATGAGGCACGGCGGGtgcaagtagacattggaggggggggggggggggggagctgacgaagatcgagggcgcaaatcAAACTTTCTAAGGGTTTCGGGGATGTGCTCTCccggaaaattttgaaaactagatgtcgtGAAATACAAATTcctacattctacaagtaaaattcatctcagccttaagatttactaccaataatatgtttcattcatataccagtcatgtgacACTGGTTTGAACGGGGAAGACCAAACTGAGTCCGCTgagaaggttcgatcctacgacccaagcactTCTGGCGATTGCTGTACCGACTAAGCTGAATGGCGCCCTGAGTCCATACATGCAGTCATTCATCAGCTGTGTATAGTCCAGTGGGCTCTATCGTGtgcaggggcgggatttagctcagtcggttgagtgctagcctgagatgcttgcgtcgcagaatcgaaccacatcggtggatccattcaactgattgggatttttcttCATCGAACCAAtacaccacagctggtcaaaatccgtagtatgtgttttcctgtctgtgggatggtgcgtataaaaattcccttgctgctactgaaaaaggtagcgggtttcctctgatgactatatgctagaattaccaaatgtttgacatccagtcaatagccgatgattaattaatcaatgtgctctagtggtgtcgttaaacaaaacaaacttttaaactataTTGTGCCAGTTTGGGCTTTCTAAGAGtctttgggagtggcagtcctcctacaggagGCGAAGGATGCATATatcatcctgttacggatcgcTTAGGACAGTGGCGGTCCTCCCAAGGACGAGCACCCgttagtggatcatggaagcaatcacgactttgcctgaCATCCTTTCGACTCTACCCTGTGCAGATGTACGATTTTGATAACGGAatacagttttgtcattcagatttatacACAGTTTATCAATACTAAATGGGTTCAATTGGTTCTTTAGCGTCTTCAGCGAAACCACTCAACAGACATTTTGGATTCGGAATCACGTGTTTGATGACGTCACAATCACTGATCACGTAATATATTCCACAAGCAGCATCAAAAGCAAGGTGAACTGTGGGAAGGAATGTGCCAAGAGTGACATCTGCAGGTCGTTTTCCTACAATGGTCATGATGGCACGTGTCGTATGCATTCAGAAACATTTTCCAACAGCGCCAGTTCTCTCCCTTCATCGGGGTCCCGCTACTACACAATGGCCACAGGTAACACACcagtattatatttgtttattttacaagaTCATTGTTTTTGAAGTCAGATCTATCTGAAAGGGTATTTactggtgatggtggtagtggtagtggtggtggtggtggtgggtttcGTGTTTTTGAGGTGGGTGATATTGTTTGCTTTTCTCCGTCCATTCATCCTGTTCATTTGTCCATCAATTAATTCGTCCCTGAATACTTGCACACAcgcgaatgaatggatgaattctggacggaatttaaaagattgtaatatatttccGTTACCAGATACATCTTTACTCATCAGCTTCAGAtaattacactccaccaaaatgtggcgtaccgtcagtgTACACTGGCACTGTTCACGTTGAAtttgtgctgggttgtcgttaaacattcattcattcattctgttcaCTTTGAGGAGGATGacccttctttaaaataaacgaagacagacagacacattatttatttatgtctcACTTTGTGTATAGATTAAACTGAAAGCAAGAGTCAACGGTAGTAATACGATGCTACAGTAGTAAAAGTACACAATCCACTCCTGTGGAGTTATGCGATATTTTAGAACTATTAAAAGGTtatcagaaatatttaaaaagtattgtatttacaagaaatgaaactaaaaacaataaaatatgtatgtatgtatgtatgtatgtatgtatgtatgtgtatatatatatgtgtggtataGTACAGAATAATATATACCATTATTTGAAATGTGTATAGTGTAgtatagtgtagtgtagtgcagTGTAGTGCAGTGTAGTGCTGTGcagtgtagtgctgtgctgtgcagtgtagtagtagtgtagtggCGAGTAaagtacagtacagtatagtagatatagtatagtatagtatagtatagtatagtatagtatagtatagtatagtatagtatagtatagtatagtatagtataagTATAGTATAATATTAGTATAATCGTTGGCGACGTAATAAATATGAGGGCAACTAttggctgtaattttaacaatatccaGGTAGCTGAAAAGTAATGACATTTTTTCTTTATCTAAAAGGATTTTAAAGTTTACTACAGTAGCTGCTGccttttcaaaaatatttacgCTAATGTCATCATAAAAAGGATAGTGAATAAGAACATGTTCTTCAGATTCTACATAATTAAGGCAGTTGAAACAGGTTCTTTTGTGAATCTCCACATTTGTATATCTACTCGTTTCTAAAGCTTAAAAGCGCGGTACCACTACGAAACATAGGAAAGGACGTAGTAACATAAATTTCACtgataaaaacatgtttaaaatagtttggtttgtttaacgacgccactagagcacactgatttattaaccattagctattggatgtcaaacatttggtaatttcgatatatagtcttagaaagaaacccactacattgtttttcattagtagcaagggatcttttattgccaccatcccatagacaggatagcatataccacggaccttgatataccagtcatagtgcactgcctagaacgagcaatagtccaatgggcccaacgccagggatcgattctaaaccCCATGTTTAAAAGTTCTATAAATACGGAGTTTATTCCCTCCAATATTTGTTCAGTACACATGTCCCATTCCAATACATGCATCCATTTAATTTTACAACCATCTAATGCTTTTTGTTCCGTTTTCGTTATTGAAATTTGATTATTAAAAAGattcattgtattattaaaagtttatttgtaATCTAACCTGATGTATTCCTCAATCatcaatcataaaaaaaaacatgcatgtatgtatgtatgtatgtatgtatgtatgtatgtatgcatggacctatctatctatttatctatctatctgtctatctatctaatatatgtaatatatctatccatctatctatctatctatatatatatttgactgtgtgtgtatgtctgtatgtcggTTCTttatttatctgtctgtctgtctgtctgtctgtttttctatctatctatgtatctatctacctacctacctacctacctacttatctatctatctatctatctatctatctatatatatatcgattTAATCTATCTccatatctgtctgtctttagGATCCGTCTGCCTGATAgtatctgcctgtctgtctttttgactgtctgtctgtccgtgtgtccgtctgtccgtcagtctttttgtctctctgtcGGACAGATATTAGATTTATAACCCAATGTGAAGGTCGTGTGATGAAAAGTAAAACAAAGCCTCTTTCTTCTCAGATCACTGCCCAACTGAAGATGGGTACGTGTTGCTTGAGGATGTCAAGCTGTGTTTCAAGGTGTTCAatctgaacaaaaaacaaatggcAGAAGCCCGTGATGTTTGTAACCAATCACGTTCCAGATTGATTGTCTTGGACACAAAGGAAAAGAACTTAGCTGTCAGTGACtacattaaagaaaatataggtaaggccaaacaaaacaaatttccggTCTGTGGTCAGCGCACGCGTCGATTTCACCCTTGCGCGACAGCCtgtttgtttctaattttccgCTGTATGACATCGATTTTTGCCGGGCTCTAaatggtgtgtgtttttttttacaggtggATCGAGatattattttggttttattttgtacaGGTCTATCGAGGTATTGTATTGGTTTTATTTCACACAGGTCTATCGAGGTAttgtattggttttattttacacaggTCAGTCGAGGTAttgtattggttttattttacacaggTCAATCGAGGTAttgtattggttttattttacacaggTCAGTCGAGGTATTGTATTGGTCTTATTTTACACGGGTTTATCGAGGTATTGTATTGGTCTTATTTTACACAGGTCTATCGAGGTAttgtattggttttattttacacaggACAGTCGAGCtattatattggttttattttacacaggTCAGTCGAGgtattatattggttttattttacacaggTCTATCGAGGTATGGTATTGGCTTTATTTTACACAGGTAGATCGAGGCATTAGATTGGTTTTATTTCACATAGGTATATCGAggttttattttacacaggTCTATAGGTAGATCGGTTTTAGGTCTATAGAGGTAttgtattggttttattttgggtCTATCGAGGTAttgtattggttttattttatacagGTCTATCGAGGTATTGAGGTATTTTATTGGAGGTTTATTTTTTACACAGGTCTATCGAGGTAttgtattggttttattttatacagGTCTATAGAGGTAttgtattggttttattttgtacaGGTCTATCGAGGTAttgtattggttttattttacacaggTCTATCGAGGTAttgtattggttttattttacacaggTCTATCGAGGTAttgtattggttttattttacacaggTCTATCGAGGTAttgtattggttttattttacacaggTTTATCGAGGTAttgtattggttttattttacacaggTCTAGTAttgtattggttttattttgtacaGGTCTATAGAGGTAttgtattggttttattttacacaggTCAGTCGAGgtattatattggttttattttacacagtTCAGTCGAGgtattatattggttttattttacacaggTCAGTCGAGgtattatattggttttattttacacaggTCAGTCGAGgtattatattggttttattttacacaggTCAGTCGAGgtattatattggttttattttacacaggTCAGTCGAGgtattatattggttttattttacacaggTCTATTGGGatattttattggttttattttatacaagtCTATCGAGGTAttgtattggttttattttacacaggTAGATCGAGGCTTtacattggttttattttacacaggTAGATCGAGGCtttttattggttttattttacacaggTCACAGGTCTATCGAGGTATCGAGgtattatattggttttattttacacaggTCTAGGTAttgtattggttttattttacagtcTATCGAGGTAttgtattggttttattttacacatgtACAGGTCACACGTATCGAGGTAttgtattggttttattttacacaggTCTATCGAGGTAttgtattggttttattttacacaggTCAGTCGAGgtattatattggttttattttacacaggTCAGTCGAGgtattatattggttttattttacacaggTCAGTCGAGgtattatattggttttattttacacaggTCAGTCGAGgtattatattggttttattttacacaggTCAGTCGAGgtattatattggttttattttacacaggTCAGTCGAGgtattatattggttttattttacacaggTCTATTGGGatattttattggttttattttatacaagtCTATCGAGGTAttgtattggttttattttacacaggTAGATCGAGGCTTtacattggttttattttacacaggTAGATCGAGGCTTtacattggttttattttacacaggTAGATCGAGGCTTtacattggttttattttacataGGTAGATCGAGGTattttattggttttattttgtacaGGTCTATCGAGGTAttgtattggttttattttgtacaGGTCTATCGACGTAttgtattgattttattttgtacaggTCTATCGAGGTAttgtattggttttattttacactGGTCTATCGAGGTAttgtattggttttattttgtacaGGTCTATCGAGGTAttgtattggttttattttacacaggTTTATCGACGTAttgtattgattttattttacactGGTCTATCGAGGTAttgtattggttttattttgtacaGGTCTATCGAGGTAttg
Proteins encoded:
- the LOC121389836 gene encoding macrophage mannose receptor 1-like encodes the protein MTQLNLTVFSETTQQTFWIRNHVFDDVTITDHVIYSTSSIKSKVNCGKECAKSDICRSFSYNGHDGTCRMHSETFSNSASSLPSSGSRYYTMATDHCPTEDGYVLLEDVKLCFKVFNLNKKQMAEARDVCNQSRSRLIVLDTKEKNLAVSDYIKENIGNSKFFIGLTDEDHEDIFVWENGKTANFTNWNTREPNNLNNENCVLLITNTGKWNDMG